The Lutzomyia longipalpis isolate SR_M1_2022 chromosome 2, ASM2433408v1 DNA window TTGTTGTCTGTTTATGTGATGCATCCCTTCTGGAATTGGTGCGTCAAATTCTTCCCACGCTGGTTAGCACCAAATTTAATCACCTTCACCGGCTTCCTTCTCACTGTTGCCACATTCATCCTTATAGGATATTATGATTACAGTTTTACAGCTGCAGATGAAGATGTAAGCCACCCTTTGAATTTGTGATCTTTCTCAtattaaaaagagaaataaaaattgaattatcttGCGTAGGAAAATCCAATTCCACGATGGGTCTGGTTGGTGGCAGCTATTGGAATCTTCCTGGCATACAATCTCGATGGGATTGATGGGAAACAAGCACGAAGGACTGGTACGAGTGGTCCACTGGGAGAACTCTTCGATCACGGACTCGACTCATATTCAGCCGTTCTCATACCCGTCTACGTGTTCACCTTGTTCGGTGTGACTGACCTCCCGCCCATGAGGATGTTCTATGTGATCTCCTATGTGATCTTCCTCAATTTCTACCTCACGCACTTTGAAAAGTACAACACGGGTATTATGTTCCTACCATGGGGCTATGATTTCACAATGTGGGTAAGAACTCATGTCTTTCgtctttggatttttttttcttaaaaaaaaattctttcttctttctttggGTCATTTCTTgtatcttttgcattttttttgttgacaGGGTGTAACAATTGTACTCACATTAACATGCTGTATTGGACCATGGATTTGGCGAGAGCCAATTCTCAACATGTACAGCCCAGCTGATGCATTTTTTGCCCTCCTCGTGATATCCGCCATAGTCACAAATTATCCCATCATCATACGCAACATCTACAGATCCTACAAAGATCGTACGGGAAAAATGCGACCATTCCTCGAAGCCATTCGTCCATTGATGCCCCTTACAGGACTCTTTGCTATCTCTCACTTTTGGATggtattttcaattaataatattatCACACTGGATCCACGGATGCTCTTTGTTTGCTTCGgtacgattttctcaaacatttcTGTAAGTaaagaagtctttttttttaaacttaatacttggcgccaccatttttattttaactttttgttTAGACATTAAGAAGGAGTATACCTGatagcttttcttttcttgtttttgaATATCTGCAAAATCACAGAAGATTTTTGACGATTCTTCttcatcaataaaatgtgGTATACTGAATGGCATTCAGTACCACGTGATATATTAGTTTCCAGCGGATAAATTGTATTTCCATcacattatacatacatacatacctatacaGACAATACCCtttccataaaatttttcctcaaaatgtCGATTGACTGTGAATCTCTCTCTGTTCGCAGTGCCGCCTGATTGTTGCCCAAATGTCCGACACGCGAACAGATTGCTGGAATAGTTTGCTGTGGCTACTCTTGCTAGTCACCGGTGTATCCACATTTCCCTTCTACAGCAACTTCCATGTGGACTTTTCTGCAAATATCGAATTGGCCATCGTGTACATAATCACGGGGATTTCAACAGTCGCCCACATTCACTACGGAACGTGTGtggtatgaaaattttcctgttaaattttcctaaattcaACAACTTCTTATTGACTCTTCTGTCTGAGTTTTCAATATACCTTCACATTCTCTCTCATTTGCAGGTGCGAGAAATGTGCCATCACTTCAATATCAAATGCTTCCAAGTAAGAGAAATCAATAGGAATacagtgaaaatgaaaatgaattgagcttttattgaCATGAATTGGgattaaagtgaatttatgctgaacagaagaaaaaatgagagcAATTCAATGACTAATTCCATTgcaattcattaaatttatttccatcaacatttttttttgcttttttccccATCTTGTTAATTTTTGGGGGAATGTCTGGGGTTATCTTTAATTTCTTAGAACAACAAATATTGtgttttttctcataatttgcTCTGTATGTTATTATTTTGATAgactaaaagaaatttaaaagagatttttttttatgaataaatagattaaaaggaaaaaataaatttaacaaagaaacaatttctttGCAGATTTCAAGACATTCGAAAGCCAACATGCTGCTCTTTACGTAGAAAattctgcaagaaaaaaaaaatcaattgtacATAGTGCAAAACATTAAAGCTcacataattaaattaattcttcaaataattttcaagtcTTTCAGAATgttgaattagtttttttttatgttttgtgtTTTGTCTTTATACTtaccattttcattttatgtgcTTCCAGAGCTTTATTAATATGTAGAAACAAtgtattttaaacaaaactaTTAACACACGAATACACACAAGAGATGTTGTTCTAAGCCTAATTTTCTCATATCTTATTAAATAATGAAAcccttgcaaaaaaaaaacttttggttATGTTTCCTTAATCACTCCATGGAGGAATTGTTGGATCCGTGGGCAGGGTACGTAGCCAATATACATAATCAGTCTCAATAAATCCTAATTTCTCAAACATTCTCCTCGATGGAGCATTGTCACAATTCACAAAGGCAAAAGTATCCATTCTCAGATCACACAGCTTCCTAATCATAGCTTTAGTAATGAGTGTACCCAAACCACGTCGTTGGTACTCCTTATCCACTTGAAGAGCACCCAGAGCACCAGCTTGGAGTCGAAAGCACCAAGCTACGAGTCTTCCATCCTTTGTGTAGGCTCCAACATTTGGATTCCACGCAATGAGTCTTTTCAGGAAGAATAGTGATCCAACATGACGATTTGGCCATACACTATCAGCAAGAACAGCATCCTCCTTCACCATGGGGCGAAGTTCAAATTCACTTGGGCAACTACAGAGCAGAACGAAGGGCACATAAATAAACGCGttggagagaattttgcgaaagaggatacacaaaaaaaatctactaacTCCACTAACacggtctcccctaaatgaCGTGGTAGGTAGTAAAGAACCGTCTTACTATCGTATTCCTTTTCCAATCTTCTAGATTCCACCAAATGAAGAATCGCCGGACGATGTTTAGACACAAAGGAGCTTATTTTGTAGCCCATACGCCAATCCAGCAGTTCAAGAGCTCTCTTCAGCTGGGAATTCGTTTCATCGAGACTGCAGACAAACAACTGATACCGATCCTATACATTGTACAGGGAAATTAACATATGATATTACCATAGAGAATACAAAATACTCATTGAGAGCATCTAAGAAATAATTTGCCTTAAAATTAGGACAAGTACTTTGAGgtttgatttaattgaaaagactAGCTTTTATTTAGAATCTGATGGCCCAAAAAATTACCGTCAATCGAGGTTAGTTGAAGtacacaaattattttaagttgagaattaaataaaaattaaaagactaGAATACTGTTAAAAGCTTTAGAACATTTGAAAAGCCTTCTTAATAGAAAGCTTTTTGTTCCACATTTAGTTAGCAATAatcttgattattttaattaaccagaataacaataaaaatgtaatgaaataaaattaaattttaagtccAATTGCtcatttctgtattttttttatttgttctccTGCATTTGAGATATAATTTGCAAACACTTAAAGCCTTTAATATAGCGAGATGATAATatctaatataaaataaataaatgatagcagattttgcaatttcatgtacatacatattatataaaaCTTTAAGCTTTACTTGATAAACCTTTTCTATTGcagtaatttaattattgattttcaaaagaaagctCTTCCGATTAAAGCTCAAAAGATAATCTAATAGTAAATGAATATACCAATTAAACgattttgagatttaatttaaagtttttatcaaTATAATGGATGCCATTCGGGTTAATCTTCATTTAATTACCAAAATTAATccgtggaatttattttaaatcaattaaaattgctttgttttaaaattatgataaaaatttcctctttaCATAATTTGCAGCAATTTATTACGCTACATTTATTGGAAGAGAAATTCGTGAATGAACTGCTCaatattgtttaaattttatatacagtcgtgctctcgtggtaggaccgtcgtcaaaatgacttctccgcggtaaaacggcttcagaatgaagtattttgccttcgcagtgggacaattagtattattggaaaggtaggatactaattgtccctctgcgaaggcaaaattcctcattctgaagccgttttaccgcggagaagtcattttgacgacggtcctaccacgagagcacgactgtaattaaattatgtgCTGAATAtgtaacaaaaaatcttttttaatagaatcGAATacagattaattttaaaataacattttttttatgaaaaaatgtgTATCGTCACTgccatttttccatttattgttaagttttgaataaaatattatttgctaGAACTGAGGTAATGAAAAGTAGCATAATTTATAAACATTTAACAGTAATCAATTAACGTAattatctttgtttttttttgcaaattattttttggatgCTTATactcattatattttttataacaaaaaaaaacatatattcaatttattgttaatatttttatacaaaggAAAagtaaagacaaaaaattataCCACAATGAGAACTGTAGCATCGCTCTTCCATTCCCCATTGAGACTGTAGAAGTGCAGGTTGGCGATCTCATTGGATTTTTCACGCCACTTTATGTAGTTGTCAATTGTAAAGTAATTTACAATGTTTTTTGGCCAATCACCATTGAACATATCACGTAATTCCACCCACTTATCAATGGGAATCTCCACTAGATAATCCTTGGACATTTCactttctttcacttttaattttacttttgacaaataaattaataattttaacagCAACGCGTGATGGAAATGAGCACCATTGTGTACGTCTGTGAGGTTCAGAAGCAACTACTGCTGCAGCTGATTGGCAGACTCTCGCTCACGCTCTTTGGCAAATTGTCAGGGAATGACTGTCAAGTTAATATAAAAGTCTCACatattttgcttcattttttccaccaacaaCTTTATCTCTCACTCATACAACTTAATCCACATTGATTGCTCAATCCTGCAATATGCGTGTGGAAGTAAAATAACTATACAGTGCACTATATATGGGAGAGTGGGgtaaattgaatcaatttttattatattttgttttcattttttcttttttttggattctttaaaaattggtaatttataaacataataatataataatatcCAGTAAACAAATTGATTGAGGCAATAAGCACTCAATTAAGATTGCTCAAATATTGAtgaataattgatcaatattgagtcaatattgaacaaattttgtttactgggtagccaaaaagattttttttaatattaactCTCTTCCATTGCGTCAGTTTGAATCCAATATCCAAGTTCATCACTCTCAATGAAGCCcaacttttcaaataaattaattgatggGAAATTCGTTTTAACAATAAAGGCATGAGGATCAATTTTGAGAGTACCACCCATGTGTTGGCACAACTTCACCACGAGAGCCTGAGCAATTTTCCTGCCGCGAAATTCTTCGACTACATGGAGTGTACCAATGCCACCGGATGTGTCTGTAAAGATCCAACCAACTAGCTCATTGGATGATGTGTACGCGCTGTAGCACATGCTGTACTTGGCTACTTTCTGCAGAAAAGTCAGCGATCCATCCTTTTTGTATGGCCACAAATCATTTGCCTTTTCAGCCTCTCTCACTCCCAATCTCCTAATTGTTATGTCATCTGCAAGATCTACAGATGGTAGAGCTTTTGCCTTCTCTTTGGgtaatgtaaaaaatttatatgagCAATCGTACTTTATGGgaactttgtgaattttcagagcttttacGATCGGTGGTCGTTGGTATTCTACGAAGGAGCAAATTAGCAATGGTCTATTCCAATTAATCAAGCAGAAAGCTCGTACGAGAGTCTCCTCATTCCCATCGAGGGTACCACAGTGAATATCATAATGACTCTGCAAGAAATTATCATTGCTCTATACttgtatatataaaagatATATAATAAGTAGATATATgtatttgggaaatttccttACTTTGATAATAAAAGTTCCATTGTCTCGCCAAGTATCATTGAGACTCCAAATGAAAACTTCATCAATGGATGATGTTTGATTGTACCAATTGACAAAGTTGTTAATTGTTTGGTAATTGATGAGATGCTTCGGCCAATCAACCTTGTACAAATCCCTCAAAATTGGAAGAGCTTTCCGTGCAATTGGTACTAAACGATCTGCTGGAGGCATCACGATACGTACGACTATCTCAAGAGCTCAACACAGACTGCCGCGTGAAGCTGATAAGaaatgttggaattttttgGCTGGGGCGTTCTAGTTCATTATCAATTTCGAATGCAATAGCTCGATTACACTTATCTCTAATATACCTCTTGGGTAATTATATAgtacatttatgtatatatatatatataacgGAAATATTTGTAATTAGATGTGACCTTGTCTAATTGATGTTCTATTTTTGCACAACCTTTCAAATCTTGCTTAACTTATTCATTGGGTTATAGATTGACCGGAAGCTATGAGTTCAAGTAGAAGTGATCAAAAGAGgcattttaacacaaaaagaTCATCAAAGTACAGCGaagaataatagaaaaaatatcgtAAAAGGGTTAACACCAacgcatgatttttttttcaaatgtaaaACATCTCGATTGATATTTGTGTGCTCATTAAAgtaatttgggaaaattccaatgaatcTTTTCAGGCAGACTATTTTGTGTAGCTATGAAAATCTCCCGACAGCCCCAACACTTTTGtaccaatttaatttaaagcaatatttttattctttcttcttccatTCGTATagtaatttacattttatgcagatttttttccaataatatTACACGTCAAAGAacatttcatgaaaaaaaaggtaggGAAGGGGGTGTGCTGTAAGGTTTCCTTGGCGGCCTTTTCGTTTCATCTCATTCGCATTCATTTGtggtttttccttttattcgcattctttttcattcacccACCATATATACACATAAAGCGCAAAGAGAAAGTCATAAAGAAACAAGCAAATTGTATGGGACCTCACCAAGAGGAAGTACGAGCCTATGTAGGTAGGAGAAATGCCCGTGTAAAAGGAAAAGGTGTGTGTACATAGAAAGGAACTTCGTTAGCgagtcatttttttaaataaaaaaaattgtacaccGTCTGTATTATGCTCCAAAAGACAAAAGGCAACGCATGCGAAGGAAATCCTTGGCgaaaggtgcaaaaaaaataatattactaTTATGGTATTGATGGTCCCAACACACTGTGTCCCTTCTGTGCTCATCTTACTTTCCCTGTGCAGAATATAgcttaatttttgtttcttcttaTGCTTGTAACATTTTCCCCAGCTGAATTCATAATAAGCATTAAGTTGTGgtgaaagtaataaaaaaaatattcctacaTATTACAAAATTATGTAAGACACGGAAaaaattgagacattttttattctataagTATTCAGAAGCGACTGACGCATATATCATTTAGTTTATACATAATTCATTGAGTGGAGgagttttctttaactttGAGACTTTTTTGCCTGCCTCAGCGGAATAAggtggaacaaaaaaaattgggattaaattgaaaagaatataCTTTGTCATTTATCCATAAAAATACTTCCTCAATGCAATTTACGAAAATGAAATCACTTTCAATAAAAACAgtaaatatcaattaatttgtattataAATGAAGGTATAAGGTACAACTTAttgaaaagttattgaaattaaaagaaaaaatctccaaaaggACGTTATGCACATGAGATTATAAGAGAGGTAAAAGTGTTAATAATTTAactattttctattcaatatttcatttcagTTTATGCATAATTAATACTTTCCTCTCTGTCCTTTCATTTTGTCCTGTTTGAAGATTGATGATGACACAAATTGTGAGAGGAAAGTCTGGTAAACTCTTCTTGTGTTGTAACTTAATTGTATGCAACCGCAAGCTCAACTTTGGGTACTTGTTCGACCTACAGTATTCCCACCAAGTGTTATTCGTGGTTATTGGGGGAGAATTGGAAGTAAGTTATAGTTGTATTATGTCCCCAAAGTGTCTTACCACATTGCGATCCTAAACGTCCAGGGAGAAtttgataattaatttaacaacaaATTCTATTGTAAAATGGTGTGTCTTCTACTAACCACGATTTAAGATGGAATATAACAAAATAAACtacaatttattctcaatttatatagTGATTAGGTACCtattcattattatttaactaaaattattttattaccttttaaatatttttaacgttttctcGTGTCTCCTACGCGCTTGTATAACTATGAAAAtgatgtgaatttatttaagaactttttattcttttatccCTTATACATCACTGTATATCAGTTCAATTTTCTACTTAACTTTTGTATCATaagaaatcctttaaaaaatattctaaagcgTTAAAGCAACAtggaaaaagctaaaaaaaaaccgacATACCAcgggaaaaatcataaaactttCCAGGGagaaaagttataaaaacGAACATGATACAAAGAGAAtaaagatggaaaattttgaagggAACTCTCAttcccataaaaaaatcaccattaataaataaaatgcaaataccACGAGCCGGGTCAGTGGAAATGTTGCAAATTGTGGTTCGAGACATAAAGTGGAAGATTTAATTTGTCGCGAAGTTCATGGCATTCAATTCATACAAGCttaattcagattttttaaactttttttttttacaaagtccccttaaatttctttttcatcacgaattttgaaaagaaaaacttttagaattttcccaCCTTGATAAACAGAAAATGTGGagagttaaataaatttttgaatctcCCATTGAAGGGCTTAATTGCAACCTCATAACTTGTTTTCTCATTCTCAAgagctttaaaacttttagtgTATTCATCTCTTCTGTGAATTTAACAAACTTATTCTGTTCTTGTGGATTTATTTTGTTGAgttatttactaaaattaatttgctaaGCTGTTTTTTCTATCAACTTATAATTAGGGGATAgtctttctttctcaaaagattttaaagacttttatttctcttttcatattgaattttagtatttcgtggttgttgaaaattttcttcttttttaaaaactgaataattttattcttgtcTCATTCAAAGGAGAAAGAATACCTAATTATTCTAAGAATATGTTCTTGACATTATAAAATATACAGTGTTTCAGTACCTATTATTTATGTAGCTATAATAAAATGTAGCAAAAGTAATATTTCGTAGAAAATTACATCTTTGTGAAAAGttggatgagaaaattttagcaCATATCACggcaaaaaggaaattcattaGAGAAGCTGTGGGTGGAAGCATTTATGTATAAAGCTCCGGTAAATGAATTCCAAATCAACGAGGACACGCAATTTCCCATTCTTTCTCCAGGTGAACCCGTCAGAATCAGATTTAAGGTGGATTTGTGTGATGATCTCATTCACGTCCTTCGCATGCAATTTTGCCATTATCATTGAAATGCAATTCTTCATGTGACTCGATGCTTTTTGCACAATGCGACAGttgagaaatggatttttgattaattgctTCAATTCACTCTCACACTTCTCATGCAGATTCAATGGGATGTGCTCGTCTCTTTGGTGAATACGATTTCCTGAAGTAGACACTCTCCTGGAGCTTAGATATAGGTACAATATGGTATACCTCTACATTATATTGTTTTCTCTATTCCCAACGTCCATTGCACaaattcaattacatttgCCCCAGGATAATTTTCACGTTGATCGACAGGATGTGAATATGATATAATACGtcgaatttttttcaatatttgacattttgaatttaattattatgttCCTATAGTATAATATAATCTATTATACAATTCTATGTTGTGTTGTTTTGAATAatacattaattaaatattctcatcACAACAAACTAATTACCTATACATTTtctgtgtttatttttttctacccaCAGGCTCTCTGCactattaaataatattttaccaCATTGATTGAACTgacaaaatataacaaaatgcTTTGTGCAAATGTGACCACAAATGAGACTATACCCataaacgcaaaaaaaaatccattaatgTGAAATGGAAATCAATCATTTCATTATTCAAATTATCATGGTAAAATGATATGTATACAGGTAGCTAACACACTATACGTacatttactattttttttttttaaagtaggTACATATTTGCATGAAAGGTAATTAAGTAGGGGGAGCGGTATTTCTGAATTTCCATCCcattcattgaataaaatttttatgattttcaactctaattttttgtatgagtaaaaattcttaatgtgctgaaaaattatttgaaagtaTCTCAATGTTTATCTCAAATTTCATAACCTTAattaccttaaaaaaaaatcttaaaaatttaatatcccAATGAGTATTATTTTGTAcactaaatattttacagttgtgtagtaaaataaatacttattatatttattattattattacgtTTATTGGATTTAACATAAATTACGAGAAGAATTATGTAGAATAAATTTGatgcagaaaattcattagGCTACCTCTTTTGCGACTATACGACATGGTCTATCCATACGTACGTATACTACATACACAGATCCCCTTgaggtggtggaaaattagtACCAAgagggaagaaaatttaacggTATGAGAAGAAGGACCACGAAGTCGAAGGTGATGTGTATGTGGGGGGTGTGACTCCATTTCACGCGTTCAAcattcaattaataattttcacgatttaattgaatttgaaactTTCCCCGGAGCGTTCTCTGTGCATGAGGAATATATGTGTCATTAATTCTTACTCTATATAGCACCGAAACTCCCTACTACTCCGTCACTCTTCCATCACGGAAAAACCCCCCTCCTACACGGCGTACTGACGTGCTGGATTTTCCGCCAtgagaatgaaattttctctcccacCCCAGAAAACGTGTTGAGGgtaattttgggaaaatagcGCTAAATGagacatattttttgacatttttcttttccacaatATACCTTATTATGTGCCGAACAATCTATATGTTTAGGCATGCGGCAGTGTACTGtcgataaattcaaattctttatGAGAACACTTTATAGACAATCTTACTAATGGTGGAAATTTTCATGGAGTCACTTTAattaaacacacacacacacaccccaaaATTTGGTAAATAGCTTTCAGCATACTTGTGCACTTTTCACATTCTTCTCATAccattttcacacaacatagaAACACCATAGCACAGCATTAGTTTCCCTTTTCATATTCCATCCAACGCCCTTCCTTACTAccctgagagagagagagagagagagagctgcGGGGGTGAATTACATTCAACTCATGGGAATGTTAATGTGGAGAAATTGTGGGAATCACCCACAAGCTAATCTTAGTCTGTGAAGTTTCTCCTGCTGCTGAATGCAGCACTTATTCTTACTACAATTTAATCACACAATCAATTATCTAACATTCAAAATGCTTGTCTTTactttatttgattaaatttgctttcattaatttttttattctttaaattttttaatgaacaattgatttcaatatttgctcaattttATAACATatagaaagtcaatcataacgcgtccagttattagagttggtataccacaacgcggatgggtcagtctatgcgttgtaatttaatttatgagcagaattagtaggcaaagttgattttttttatgatattcatcaatatgaaagataaaaatgctcatatctgaagttctataagacctacagaaatttcttgactagttttggaaaggtattaaaataggctataaattgacataaatttcaataattttcaaggtcacctctagaacacaaaatggcggatttttgttttaccaaaacagtttttggcattttttgacctcaaggaatggttttagaggtttttaatgttctaaaaagttgtagagttttgcaaaacctttaatttgataccaaattgagcaagaTCGGagagaccgttcaagagatatggctcttagaacttttcaaattcaagaatttttcaaatggtcatatcttctaaacggcgacatagattttcttcattttcggactgatgaaagatattgagtcaggctacaacatatcaaaatttaaaagatttgcctaatggggattcggagatattgccccttaaagttaggcaatttttgtttttgtttttagcgcctcttgcggatgtttttgaaacttgaaatgttctagacagttgtagggcttctcaatacctttcatttgataccaagatgttcaaaatcggtcaagccgttctcgagatatatcgaaaaaacactttttgctttaggccgccatatttgctaaaccgcctgaccgattttcaagtataatttgttgatgaaaacgtctcactgagctctacaacatactaaaatttcagacctctagctataagagaagtggttgacagtatttcaaaatggtagacggcggccatcttggattttgaaaatgcgaaaaaatgaaaatttacacccacatttctatagaaaacttcaaacccgaagtctctatctgttactgttctcgagttataaggcaaagtgtGGGCcagaggccggccggccggaacattttttttccaccaccattttcgtaatgtgggatgtctaaaacgtgctcataccaagtttgagcccgatctgaggtggtcggtttttccgacgattacaatacttggtatgcca harbors:
- the LOC129791160 gene encoding ethanolaminephosphotransferase 1 isoform X1, with amino-acid sequence MFQYKYLSDAHLKGFERYKYSSVDTSLLSVYVMHPFWNWCVKFFPRWLAPNLITFTGFLLTVATFILIGYYDYSFTAADEDENPIPRWVWLVAAIGIFLAYNLDGIDGKQARRTGTSGPLGELFDHGLDSYSAVLIPVYVFTLFGVTDLPPMRMFYVISYVIFLNFYLTHFEKYNTGIMFLPWGYDFTMWGVTIVLTLTCCIGPWIWREPILNMYSPADAFFALLVISAIVTNYPIIIRNIYRSYKDRTGKMRPFLEAIRPLMPLTGLFAISHFWMVFSINNIITLDPRMLFVCFGTIFSNISCRLIVAQMSDTRTDCWNSLLWLLLLVTGVSTFPFYSNFHVDFSANIELAIVYIITGISTVAHIHYGTCVVREMCHHFNIKCFQISRHSKANMLLFT
- the LOC129791160 gene encoding ethanolaminephosphotransferase 1 isoform X2, which gives rise to MFQYKYLSDAHLKGFERYKYSSVDTSLLSVYVMHPFWNWCVKFFPRWLAPNLITFTGFLLTVATFILIGYYDYSFTAADEDENPIPRWVWLVAAIGIFLAYNLDGIDGKQARRTGTSGPLGELFDHGLDSYSAVLIPVYVFTLFGVTDLPPMRMFYVISYVIFLNFYLTHFEKYNTGIMFLPWGYDFTMWGVTIVLTLTCCIGPWIWREPILNMYSPADAFFALLVISAIVTNYPIIIRNIYRSYKDRTGKMRPFLEAIRPLMPLTGLFAISHFWMVFSINNIITLDPRMLFVCFGTIFSNISCRLIVAQMSDTRTDCWNSLLWLLLLVTGVSTFPFYSNFHVDFSANIELAIVYIITGISTVAHIHYGTCVVREMCHHFNIKCFQIPPNEESPDDV
- the LOC129791164 gene encoding uncharacterized protein LOC129791164, which encodes MSKDYLVEIPIDKWVELRDMFNGDWPKNIVNYFTIDNYIKWREKSNEIANLHFYSLNGEWKSDATVLIVDRYQLFVCSLDETNSQLKRALELLDWRMGYKISSFVSKHRPAILHLVESRRLEKEYDSKTVLYYLPRHLGETVLVDCPSEFELRPMVKEDAVLADSVWPNRHVGSLFFLKRLIAWNPNVGAYTKDGRLVAWCFRLQAGALGALQVDKEYQRRGLGTLITKAMIRKLCDLRMDTFAFVNCDNAPSRRMFEKLGFIETDYVYWLRTLPTDPTIPPWSD
- the LOC129791163 gene encoding uncharacterized protein LOC129791163 isoform X1 — translated: MPPADRLVPIARKALPILRDLYKVDWPKHLINYQTINNFVNWYNQTSSIDEVFIWSLNDTWRDNGTFIIKSNDNFLQSHYDIHCGTLDGNEETLVRAFCLINWNRPLLICSFVEYQRPPIVKALKIHKVPIKYDCSYKFFTLPKEKAKALPSVDLADDITIRRLGVREAEKANDLWPYKKDGSLTFLQKVAKYSMCYSAYTSSNELVGWIFTDTSGGIGTLHVVEEFRGRKIAQALVVKLCQHMGGTLKIDPHAFIVKTNFPSINLFEKLGFIESDELGYWIQTDAMEES
- the LOC129791163 gene encoding uncharacterized protein LOC129791163 isoform X2, producing MPPADRLVPIARKALPILRDLYKVDWPKHLINYQTINNFVNWYNQTSSIDEVFIWSLNDTWRDNGTFIIKSHYDIHCGTLDGNEETLVRAFCLINWNRPLLICSFVEYQRPPIVKALKIHKVPIKYDCSYKFFTLPKEKAKALPSVDLADDITIRRLGVREAEKANDLWPYKKDGSLTFLQKVAKYSMCYSAYTSSNELVGWIFTDTSGGIGTLHVVEEFRGRKIAQALVVKLCQHMGGTLKIDPHAFIVKTNFPSINLFEKLGFIESDELGYWIQTDAMEES